A region of the Babylonia areolata isolate BAREFJ2019XMU chromosome 10, ASM4173473v1, whole genome shotgun sequence genome:
GAACTTGTGATTGGGTAAAGTGGGGACAGGTGAGTCATCGGGTCAGTTTTGTCAATGTAAGACATTTACATCAGGAAAACGTTTCcctgttcctttttttccctgtcaaTGTAAACATGGGACCTGGGCATATCAATATGCTTCCATACCTGATTTGGGTTTATTTATTGATCCCAACTTTTGGGTTGTTTCAGTTTATTGCAATGGTGAGGTAATTACTTTGGGGTGGTGTCCATCTGAGTTTCGGTAAAAAGATGATCATCCAGTCAACCGAGCGCGTCGTTTCCTCCAACACGAATCAAAAGAGTGGTTCCTGTGACGGTGGTGTTAAAAGATAAGTACAGAAACGTTCTCCGACTAGGTATTACTCAAAGAGCTCCTGATCTTTACATTTTTTTGCTCGAAACATGAGTACAAAACGTATCTTCCTGGTCGGACGAAAGATTGTGTGACATCGTGATCACGTGGTACAGTCTCTTGTATGGTAATGGCGAACCCCGTACAGAGAAATCTTTGGGGGTCCGAAATGTCGCAGGAAAGGGCACAGAACAGGGGTAAAGATGGCGGCGCCCACGACAGTCCACATGAAACGAGTTTTGACGACGGTATCCTCTACTTGTCCAAAGAAACACTTTCCTCGGACGTCAGAGAGATCGGTGACGTTAATTCACTGCAGCTTGTGCAAGATGGCGGAGCAATTAGTCTTCTGTCTGGTGACGGGGAAGACATGGTGGATATGTACCCATACGATCAAAGTGTTAGCGAGAACGCCGAATGGGTGAAGACGAAATGCAAGAGTCTGAGCATTGACTTCGACGGAGTAGGTGAGGAAAATGTCGGTGACATACTTGGTTTGGGAACAGAATCAAAAGTGGACAACCTGATGACGATGGGAGGCCAGTTTCTGAGCAGCGGCATTTCTGAAGACAATGGAATCATCCTGTGTTCTGATGGTGTGAATCTTCCTGCATCCAGTATTTCTTCGGGAAATGATGCAAAGTGCTCTGACATTATCCCACTGTGCAGTTTGTCTGACGATCTTAATTCACGCACTGATCAAgttctctgtccaccctctctgcAAAGTGCAGAAAATGGGTCCAATATATTGCTTGATTCAAGTGGTGGTGGACAGTCCAGTGTGTTCAATGATTCAGCCATTCCTGCAACACTTGAGAACTCGAGCATTAGTTTCACAACGTTTAGTAGTAAGCCAAACCAGAAAATGGACACAGTGGAAGATTTAACTTCATCAAACCAAATCAGTCTGCTTGAAACTAGTTTCCCAAGTCTAGCATCCACTTCTCAAAGTTTGCTAACAGGCACATGTGCAATTGCTTCATCAGTTTCAGACAGTAGTTTGACAGGTGGCATTTTACCAAACTTTTTAGGAATTGATACACTGACAACTCCAGGAAATGAACTGGGAGTTTTAACTGAAGGAAGTTCTGCTGGTAGTGCTGAAAATGAAAACTTGCAACAGAGTGTACTGCTTACAATACCGGAATCAGATCATACAAGTGTGTCAACAGCAGGAAGTGAAGAGTCTACAAAAATTGACCTTATGGATCCTACAAACATAACTTTGGCAATGATTTCAGTGTCAACAGATAAGGATGCAAATTCTACACAGATAGTTGTAAACACATCCCAAGGCCAACAGCTATACATGGTAAACACAGCAAACTTGAACCAGGCTTCAAGTAATGCTGTTCCTATAGCACAGCCAGTTGATAACATATCAACTGTGCAAGGAATTCCTGCTATCCAGTCATCAGGTTCACAGAGtacgtttgtttgggttttttttggaaaaaaaaaaaaaaaaattgtgctgtTACAGTGTTAGATATTGGTGCTGCAAAAAATCAAGCCATTCAGTTGTGCTGACTTGATATTCTGCATGAATCTGAACAGAATCTGCACATAAACTGGCTAAAAATAAGAAATAGTCAATTGTGACATTCATGTTCATCAGTATCATGttttataagagagagagtgtgtaatgtGAAAATCAGACTCGAGGCATACAGCTCTGAAGACAAGAGCATAAGTTTATAGTTTCTTGATATATTCAGTTTGATTAGTATGCATTTCAGTTAGATTGTCAGGGGAGGGAAATGGAACACTGATAGTTTTCAATTGGCTTTTGCCTTCAGCCCTCATGAACTTACCATTATTTGTTTCAGAAAGCTTAATCTTGTTCATCCCCCACTATCTCCCCTGTGCTATGCAATGTAGAAAATCATATATATAGTCATTAGTGCTTGTAGTTGTATACATACGTGCAAATGTTTGTAAAATtcttctgtatttgtgtttgcttattgatttttaatttttgtttacaGGTATGTTTATATAATATTCCTAAATATTCCTTGACAGTTGTGACCCTGACAGTGacacacttgataataaagatatattctgttctattttgttctAATCTAATGTCTTATCATCATGTGACTCATGTAATTTGCACAAATTCAGAAGAAAGGAAGTGTTTATCTAGTCATTGTATTTCAGCTGTGTTCCAGGCCTTGATTTTGTTAGTAATTGATACAAAGTTCAATGCTAATGAAATAATAGAACTTAGTTTCAGGTTGACAAACTAATGAAAAAAAGTTTGACAATGACATAGATGAAAtaactgaaactgatttttcAGATCAGTACATCCTGTTGCCTGTTGTGACAAGCGCAGTAGTTGAAGGCTCACTGCCGCAGGAAGAAGGGGATGGACGGGAAAAGCTGGTCTGTCCAGAGCGTGGATGTGGAAAGACATTCACGAAACTCTCCAAACTGAAgatacacacaatgcaacacacaggGGAAAGACCTTTTAAGGTAACCATAAAGTAAATCTGTTCAGTTACAATGTAGCTATAGAAATTAGTAATACCTGTACCAGTAGTTGTATAATTATTGTTTGTACTGACTATCAGAAGGAATGGACCCAGACTGGTGTTTTCACTCATGTGTATGTACCTCATTTCTAGTACTATCACACTGAGAATTCAGATTTTCTCCGAGCAAGCTGAAGGTTGTGGAGAATAGTTGGTAAAGAGGAACATTATGGAGAATAGTTCGTAAAGCCAATCCTTCAGTCAATTACTTTTTTGTGAAATATTGGGTGGATACTGGTGTGTTTTTATTTCGTTTGTGTTTTCCTTTGTATTGTTAAATAGATATTACAGCATTCTGTTTAGTATATTTTCCTTTGTATTGTTAAATAGATACTACAGCATTCTGTTTAGTATATCAGACAAATGATGATGTattggaaaaacagaaaaagacattGCTGCTCAAtcagtgaatgaaatattcagtttgtGGAGATGCTTTGGAACTGTTTGAAAGCTTTGATATATCGCAATTCGCACAGCTTACTTTGAATAAACCAGTTTAGTGCATTTTAGACTTAGGTGACAACCTTGATAAAATATTGCTATAATTATCGCCTACAGTAATCCAGTGATGTCAAGCATCTATTCTGATTTTTCTTTATCAGAGTTCGGTACAATTATACAATGAATATAAATACTAAAATAGACTGAatagttagtttgatgtgtcttgattatgaaaatattatttaaatGAGCATACATCAGAATGAAGACCTCATTCTTCTTGATAATAACTTGCTAACTAAACCATGTGGATCACACGTGAAATagtggttttgtatttgtatttgtatttctttttatctcaacagatttctctgtgtgaaattcaggctgctctccccagggagagtgcgtcgctacattacagcgccacccatttttttgtattttttcctgtgtgcagtttgatttgtgtttcctattgaagtggatttttctacagaattttgccaggaacaacccttttgttgccgtgggttcttttacgtgcgctaagcgcatgctgcacacgggacctcggtttatcgtctcatccgaatgactagcgtccagaccaccactccaggtctagtggagggggagaaaatattggcggctgagccttgattcgaaccagcgcgctcagattctctcggttcctaggcggacgcgttacctctagaccatcactccacatttgcaAAAAAGGGTTCAGAAACTTTTTACAGGAAAGACTGTAGTCCTAGTTAACAGATACATTTTTTGCAAGCTATGCAAATGATGGTGGATAGGTTTAACAATAAAGACTGATCTCTCttgtttgattattcatttaAGCATGAAACTTTATTGAAAGTGAATGACAAACAATGTTGAAATCACAGCCCATTTGGTGCTAATTCAGTCCATCTGTCCAGACAGCTCTATTTAGCAGGTGACTATGACTGACAAGTATGTGCAGAgtagttttcatttttctttacaaaaacatttactttctgtCTATCAGTATCTCCTGTAGACTTTGTgctagaattaaaaaaacaaaacaaagcaacaacaacctttGAATCCTCAGAATTCCCTGGCAGTGGGAaagcactttttgttgttgttggtttttttgtgtgttttttttgttgtttttacaaaattcttaggactgaatcagtgaatgggtTAATCAGTAGActtatgatgatttttttgtaaagagagacagagagaacaaacaaaaacaacaacaaataattgcATGTCAGCCACATGTGAATGAAAATATGTCACTGGAGAAAAACTTAAATGAAATTACTTTGCAGTGTTCCAAGGAAGGTTGTGACTGGGCTTTCACCACTGCCTACAAACTGAAGCGCCACGAAGATTCACATGAAGGCAAGAAGGATTTCTACGTAAGTGTGATGGTGGCACAAGATCAGACATTGTATAGTCAGATCAGGCCAGTACTTTTTTGTATTGAGTTATCAAGTGGTTAGTGTTTACTTGTTTTCTATAACTTTTTGGTTTTTCCAATTGAAATAATGTTTAAGAATTATT
Encoded here:
- the LOC143286917 gene encoding uncharacterized protein LOC143286917 — encoded protein: MVMANPVQRNLWGSEMSQERAQNRGKDGGAHDSPHETSFDDGILYLSKETLSSDVREIGDVNSLQLVQDGGAISLLSGDGEDMVDMYPYDQSVSENAEWVKTKCKSLSIDFDGVGEENVGDILGLGTESKVDNLMTMGGQFLSSGISEDNGIILCSDGVNLPASSISSGNDAKCSDIIPLCSLSDDLNSRTDQVLCPPSLQSAENGSNILLDSSGGGQSSVFNDSAIPATLENSSISFTTFSSKPNQKMDTVEDLTSSNQISLLETSFPSLASTSQSLLTGTCAIASSVSDSSLTGGILPNFLGIDTLTTPGNELGVLTEGSSAGSAENENLQQSVLLTIPESDHTSVSTAGSEESTKIDLMDPTNITLAMISVSTDKDANSTQIVVNTSQGQQLYMVNTANLNQASSNAVPIAQPVDNISTVQGIPAIQSSGSQNQYILLPVVTSAVVEGSLPQEEGDGREKLVCPERGCGKTFTKLSKLKIHTMQHTGERPFKCSKEGCDWAFTTAYKLKRHEDSHEGKKDFYCDYEGCNRKFTTIYNLNSHRRLHDRPCTEKCPEEGCNARFPTKRHLELHMKTHTGDERTYRCPYPGCETVFLSALNIGSHARIHKEREPDLRCNYEGCGKVFDRLCRLKQHVRQHTGEKPYKCDFEGCTWAFTTASKLKRHSAKHYNLRKYKCDQCDKSFMRPEHLKGHLVTHTGVKPFVCPVDGCDSSFTARSSLYVHLNKHKEGNKMIFYCPIDGCSRKYSTKPQLRAHIVNHYMDVPEDGVVSRQEIAQVLRAYVSDEDPDGKEGTQMEGLGGEEEEGGQFREGGVEITHDQLTNAAVSQLLSMPVTISVESSQALSTTPNTITTTTTAAAVQPTIRLESSLRRPVLKNRSGCARTDFQSNHRISSQVRQQVNQEQQESDAQVAVPSDNDLSLVPAGVNSDMLVKQEGEMYTPTDSSLAALSFRDPDTGLTFVHTQLLQDDPPQTVYYNGDTLGLSGDSSDLNTHSVLDMVPSQFTNTTINLNDLV